The proteins below come from a single Caulobacter segnis ATCC 21756 genomic window:
- a CDS encoding MFS transporter, which translates to MTERKSSWALARFASPAVPIAAMGLPLVVYLPEYYVTSLGLSLTTVGAAFLIVKLVDMLLDPVLGGLMDNTRSRFGRFRPWLAAGSPVIAIGSYALFMAQPGVGALYLWFWLSVVYVGYSMVVLSQTAWGAVLSSDYQQRSRVFAWWQGANVVGMILVLCLPPIVTGVFKGDHLDSIAAMGWFIVVLAPLAVLLAVSTVGEPVAPPRHGKTGLKQYLGLLTRPSVRRLLIADLLMGLAPGIAGTLFLFFFERMKGFDKTQSGVLLLIYFIAALAGAPIWPMLAKRIGKHKALAVASVVYAIVQLATVFMPPGEVVLGMIVLVLAGLPYSAAQLLVRSMMADIGDEERLLTGVDKTGLLYAIVTGTLKLGYALAVGVFIILGALGFDPKTPTAAGDAALIGLYAFAPAALGLMVAAVMMRYPLDANRLAEIQRQLAARDAAEASSKPAAQPDPHAPDANALVAPAE; encoded by the coding sequence ATGACGGAGCGTAAATCGTCATGGGCGCTGGCCAGGTTCGCCTCGCCGGCGGTTCCGATCGCCGCGATGGGCCTGCCGCTGGTCGTCTACCTGCCCGAATACTACGTCACGTCGTTGGGCCTGTCCCTGACCACGGTGGGCGCGGCCTTCCTGATCGTGAAGCTGGTCGACATGCTTCTGGATCCGGTTCTGGGCGGACTGATGGACAACACGCGGTCGCGTTTCGGCCGCTTCCGTCCCTGGCTCGCCGCCGGCTCGCCGGTGATCGCCATAGGCTCCTACGCCCTGTTCATGGCCCAGCCCGGCGTCGGCGCGCTGTATCTGTGGTTCTGGCTGTCCGTCGTCTATGTCGGCTATTCGATGGTGGTGCTGTCGCAGACCGCCTGGGGCGCGGTCCTGTCCAGCGACTACCAGCAGCGCTCGCGCGTCTTCGCCTGGTGGCAGGGCGCCAATGTGGTCGGCATGATCCTGGTGCTGTGCCTGCCGCCGATCGTGACGGGCGTGTTCAAGGGCGATCATCTGGACAGCATCGCCGCCATGGGCTGGTTCATCGTCGTGCTGGCGCCGCTCGCGGTCCTGCTCGCCGTAAGCACTGTCGGCGAGCCGGTCGCGCCGCCCAGGCATGGAAAGACGGGCCTCAAGCAGTATCTCGGCCTGCTGACTCGCCCCTCCGTGCGCCGCCTGCTGATCGCCGACCTGCTGATGGGCCTGGCGCCCGGCATCGCCGGCACGCTGTTCCTGTTCTTCTTCGAGCGGATGAAGGGCTTCGACAAGACGCAGTCGGGCGTCCTGCTGCTGATCTATTTCATCGCCGCCCTGGCTGGCGCGCCGATCTGGCCCATGCTGGCCAAGCGCATTGGCAAGCACAAGGCGTTGGCCGTGGCCTCGGTCGTCTACGCGATCGTGCAGTTGGCGACGGTCTTCATGCCGCCCGGGGAGGTGGTGCTGGGCATGATCGTCCTGGTCCTGGCCGGGCTGCCCTACTCCGCCGCTCAGCTGCTGGTCCGATCAATGATGGCGGATATCGGCGATGAGGAGCGACTGCTGACCGGCGTCGACAAGACCGGGCTGCTCTACGCGATCGTCACCGGCACGTTGAAGCTGGGCTACGCCCTGGCCGTCGGCGTCTTCATCATCCTCGGCGCGCTGGGCTTCGACCCGAAGACGCCGACCGCCGCGGGCGACGCGGCGCTGATCGGGCTCTACGCCTTCGCCCCGGCGGCGCTGGGACTGATGGTCGCGGCGGTGATGATGCGCTATCCGCTGGATGCGAACCGTCTCGCCGAAATCCAGCGCCAGCTCGCGGCGCGGGATGCGGCCGAGGCCTCGTCCAAGCCCGCAGCCCAGCCGGATCCTCATGCCCCTGACGCCAACGCCCTTGTCGCCCCCGCCGAGTGA
- the mazG gene encoding nucleoside triphosphate pyrophosphohydrolase encodes MPLTPTPLSPPPSEDQEPIARLVEIMARLRDPDGGCPWDLEQTFATIAPYTVEEAYEVADAIERGDLSDLKEELGDLLLQVVFHSRMAEEQGAFDLKDVATAISDKMIRRHPHVFGDHAYETLSDQVEGWEALKAQERQAKAKHGVLDDVPTGLPALTRAVKLTKRAARVGFDWPSAAEVLAKLREETEEIAVEIDAGDMAKAREELGDILFVCANLARKLDVDPEDALRATNAKFARRFAFIESGLAERGKTPDESDLAEMDALWNDAKAAEKAKG; translated from the coding sequence ATGCCCCTGACGCCAACGCCCTTGTCGCCCCCGCCGAGTGAAGACCAAGAGCCGATCGCCCGCCTGGTCGAGATCATGGCCAGGCTGCGCGATCCCGACGGCGGCTGCCCCTGGGACCTGGAGCAGACCTTCGCGACGATCGCGCCCTATACGGTCGAGGAAGCCTACGAGGTCGCCGACGCGATCGAGCGCGGCGATCTCTCGGATCTGAAGGAAGAGCTGGGCGACCTGCTGCTGCAGGTGGTCTTCCATTCCCGCATGGCCGAGGAACAGGGGGCGTTCGATCTCAAGGACGTGGCGACGGCGATCTCCGACAAGATGATCCGCCGGCATCCGCACGTGTTCGGCGACCACGCCTACGAAACCCTCTCCGACCAGGTCGAGGGCTGGGAGGCCCTGAAGGCCCAGGAGCGTCAGGCCAAGGCCAAGCACGGCGTGCTCGACGACGTGCCGACCGGCCTGCCCGCCCTCACCCGCGCCGTGAAGCTGACCAAACGCGCCGCCCGCGTCGGCTTCGACTGGCCTTCCGCCGCCGAGGTCCTGGCCAAGCTGCGCGAGGAAACCGAGGAGATCGCCGTCGAGATCGACGCCGGCGACATGGCCAAGGCCCGCGAGGAGTTGGGCGATATCCTGTTCGTCTGCGCGAACCTGGCGCGGAAACTGGATGTCGATCCGGAAGACGCCCTGCGCGCCACCAACGCCAAGTTCGCCCGCCGCTTCGCCTTCATCGAGTCAGGTCTCGCCGAACGCGGCAAGACGCCGGACGAGTCGGATCTGGCCGAAATGGACGCCCTCTGGAACGACGCCAAGGCGGCGGAAAAGGCGAAGGGCTAG
- a CDS encoding sigma 54-interacting transcriptional regulator, with translation MNAASKKILIADDDSSVRLVLSQAFTRLGYQVRATGNATTLLKWVTDGEGDLVVTDVMMPDENVFDVLPRIRKERPKLPIIVMSAQNTLLTAVNAADAGAFEYVSKPFDLDDVTAAARRALSRPADTEASKAQARAMRDERLPLIGRSAPMQEVYRTIARLVGADLTVLILGESGTGKELVARALHELGRRRDGKFVVLNLAAVPRERVEVELFGRGEGDNGRLVEADGGTLFLDEIGDMPLDAQTRLLRVIDGTEPVINPKTGRRPNVRIIAATNRDLRGLIQQGLFREDLFFRLNVAPVRLPPLRDRAEDIPDLARTFLLRAAREGLPAKTIDQSALDRLKSYPWPGNVRELENLMRRMCALYAEELITARIVDRELQDHTPAVRSEEGPVTLSTLVERHLASHFADQPDGVPPPGLYDRVLQEIERPLIQLTLSATRGNQVRAAEILGLNRNTLRKKIQDLGVEMTRGRR, from the coding sequence ATGAACGCCGCGAGCAAGAAGATCCTGATCGCCGATGACGACAGCTCGGTTCGGCTGGTGCTCAGTCAAGCCTTCACGCGCTTGGGCTATCAGGTCCGCGCCACCGGCAACGCGACCACGCTGCTGAAATGGGTCACGGATGGGGAGGGCGACCTCGTCGTCACCGACGTGATGATGCCGGACGAGAATGTCTTCGATGTCTTGCCGCGCATCCGCAAGGAGCGTCCCAAGCTGCCGATCATCGTGATGAGCGCGCAGAACACGCTGCTGACGGCGGTCAACGCCGCCGACGCCGGCGCTTTCGAGTACGTCTCCAAGCCCTTCGATCTCGACGACGTGACGGCCGCCGCGCGGCGCGCGCTCTCGCGTCCGGCCGATACCGAGGCCTCCAAGGCCCAAGCCCGCGCCATGCGGGACGAGCGTCTGCCCCTGATCGGCCGCTCGGCGCCGATGCAGGAGGTCTATCGGACCATCGCGCGCCTGGTCGGCGCCGACCTGACGGTCCTGATTCTCGGCGAGAGCGGCACCGGCAAGGAGCTGGTCGCGCGCGCCCTGCACGAGTTGGGACGCCGGCGTGACGGCAAGTTCGTGGTCCTGAACCTGGCGGCCGTGCCGCGGGAGCGGGTCGAGGTCGAGCTGTTCGGACGGGGCGAGGGAGACAATGGCCGCCTGGTCGAGGCCGATGGCGGCACGCTGTTCCTCGATGAGATCGGCGACATGCCGCTCGACGCCCAGACCCGTCTGTTGCGCGTCATCGACGGCACCGAGCCGGTGATCAATCCGAAGACGGGGCGCCGGCCCAATGTCCGCATCATCGCGGCGACCAACCGCGATCTGCGGGGCCTGATCCAGCAGGGCCTGTTCCGCGAGGATCTCTTCTTCCGCCTGAACGTCGCGCCCGTGCGCCTGCCGCCGCTGCGTGATCGCGCCGAAGACATCCCGGACCTGGCGCGAACCTTCCTTCTGCGCGCGGCTCGCGAAGGGCTGCCCGCCAAGACGATCGACCAGAGCGCGTTGGATCGGCTGAAGAGCTATCCGTGGCCCGGCAACGTGCGCGAGCTCGAGAACCTGATGCGCCGCATGTGCGCGCTCTACGCCGAGGAGCTGATCACGGCCCGCATCGTCGATCGCGAGCTGCAGGATCACACGCCGGCGGTGCGGTCTGAGGAAGGGCCTGTCACGCTCTCAACGCTGGTCGAACGGCATCTGGCCTCGCACTTCGCCGACCAGCCGGATGGTGTGCCGCCGCCGGGACTGTACGATCGCGTCCTTCAGGAGATCGAGCGGCCCCTCATCCAGCTCACGCTCTCGGCGACGCGGGGCAACCAGGTGCGGGCGGCCGAAATCCTCGGCCTCAACCGCAACACGCTGCGCAAGAAAATCCAGGATCTCGGCGTCGAAATGACCCGCGGGCGACGCTAG
- a CDS encoding D-amino-acid transaminase — protein sequence MSRFAYVNGQFVRHGEAAVHIEDRGYQLADGVYEVWAVFDGKLVDAEGHFARLWRSLDELRIAHPMSEAALTLVLREAVRRNKVREGLVYLQVTRGVARRDHAFPNPAVPPSVVITAKSIDRAATNAKAEKGGSVISVPENRWGRCDIKSIGLLPNALAKQAARERGAVEAWFVDDMGLVTEGASSNAWIVDAEGTLRTRDTNANILRGVTRSTLLEVIREAGLPISEKPFTIAEAQAAKEAFITGAGSLVTPIVQVDGVKLGDGQAGPVAMKLRRAYIARAREKAV from the coding sequence ATGTCGCGTTTCGCCTATGTGAACGGCCAGTTCGTACGCCACGGCGAGGCCGCCGTTCACATCGAGGACCGCGGCTATCAGCTGGCCGACGGCGTCTACGAGGTGTGGGCCGTGTTCGACGGCAAGCTGGTCGATGCAGAAGGTCACTTCGCGCGGCTGTGGCGTAGCCTCGACGAGTTGCGGATCGCCCATCCCATGAGCGAAGCCGCGCTGACCTTGGTTCTGCGCGAGGCCGTGCGGCGCAACAAGGTGCGCGAAGGTCTGGTCTACCTGCAGGTGACACGCGGCGTCGCCCGCCGCGATCACGCCTTCCCGAATCCGGCCGTTCCGCCTTCGGTTGTTATCACGGCCAAGTCGATCGATCGCGCCGCCACGAACGCGAAGGCTGAAAAGGGCGGTTCCGTGATCTCGGTTCCCGAGAACCGCTGGGGCCGCTGCGACATCAAGTCGATCGGCCTGCTGCCCAACGCTCTGGCCAAGCAGGCGGCTCGCGAGCGCGGCGCCGTCGAGGCCTGGTTCGTGGACGACATGGGCCTGGTGACCGAGGGCGCGTCTTCCAACGCATGGATCGTCGACGCGGAGGGGACGCTCCGCACCCGCGACACGAACGCCAACATCCTGCGCGGCGTCACGCGCTCGACCTTGCTGGAGGTGATCCGCGAGGCGGGACTGCCGATCAGCGAAAAGCCTTTCACCATCGCCGAGGCGCAGGCCGCCAAGGAGGCCTTCATCACCGGCGCGGGGTCGTTGGTGACGCCGATCGTGCAGGTGGACGGCGTCAAGCTTGGGGATGGGCAAGCCGGGCCAGTGGCAATGAAGCTCCGTCGCGCCTATATAGCTCGAGCGCGTGAGAAAGCCGTCTGA
- a CDS encoding sensor histidine kinase NtrY-like has translation MASVAYATGSEAPPTRFSRAWWRELLRSRYLMAGGYALAVLLTVAGVALASSPPKTDSISTASTVILVVLGFNLVLILGVATIVGLRLYDLIDARASDEGARLHLRFVGLFSLAAVAPAVIVALFFGVLVNRGVDGWFSQKVQTVVGNSAKVANSYVEQQKNYISEHIAPMAADLNRAAPAMSQSPVAFGHYLAGVMEDNGFSAAYVLDRDGRILARAETAAAPPFLAPPPSSYQATDSGEVSAQRFVSKDLFRALYKLKAFPDGYLYVVRPIEQGILSHLIETQDALLSYRDAERSRGRIQAIFGLSYLETALLVLVAAIWVGIAAANSIAGPVADLVEAAGRVSGGDLDARVEASSGPEEIRALSNAFNMMTSELQLQQAALKAASLDAESRRQFIETVLSGVSAGVVSLDERARVSAVNRRATALLGLPDDALGVDLITLAPEFAVVMEALQESRPDTDVEVDIMREGETRRLRVRAAGHVAAGLVLTFDDITRLVAAQRNAAWKDVARRIAHEIKNPLTPIQLSAERLRRKYRKEIASDLETFDRCTDTIIRQVGDIGRMVDEFSSFARMPAPRFAPANLTEMLRQAVFAQRFQDAEIEVKLEEPGQGDIWITCDERMIGQALTNILKNAGEAVGARRLVDVDLRGRITATLTSDAEDFCVTIEDNGVGLPSKDRDRLTEPYVTTREKGTGLGLAIVKRIMEDHGGGLALTDAREPPGARVILKFPTTARLPTAAQSGVEEMI, from the coding sequence ATGGCTTCAGTGGCTTACGCGACCGGATCGGAAGCCCCGCCGACCCGCTTCAGCCGGGCTTGGTGGCGAGAGCTTTTGCGATCTCGCTACCTGATGGCTGGCGGTTATGCGCTGGCCGTCCTGTTGACGGTCGCCGGTGTCGCGCTGGCCTCTTCTCCGCCCAAGACCGACTCGATCAGCACCGCGAGCACGGTGATCCTGGTCGTCCTGGGCTTCAATCTGGTCCTGATTCTGGGCGTGGCGACGATCGTCGGTCTGCGCCTCTATGATCTGATTGACGCCCGCGCCAGTGACGAGGGCGCGCGACTGCACCTACGGTTCGTCGGCCTTTTCTCGCTCGCCGCCGTGGCGCCGGCGGTGATCGTGGCGCTGTTCTTCGGCGTGCTGGTCAATCGCGGCGTCGACGGCTGGTTCAGTCAGAAGGTCCAGACCGTGGTCGGCAATTCGGCCAAGGTCGCCAATTCGTACGTCGAGCAGCAGAAGAATTACATCTCCGAGCATATCGCGCCGATGGCGGCGGACCTGAACCGCGCCGCGCCGGCGATGTCGCAGTCGCCGGTGGCGTTCGGCCACTATCTGGCGGGCGTGATGGAGGACAACGGCTTCTCGGCCGCCTACGTGCTGGACCGCGACGGCCGCATCCTAGCCCGAGCCGAAACGGCCGCCGCTCCGCCGTTCCTCGCGCCGCCGCCGTCCAGCTACCAGGCGACCGACAGTGGCGAGGTCAGCGCTCAACGCTTTGTGTCCAAGGACCTCTTCCGCGCGCTCTACAAGCTGAAGGCGTTCCCGGACGGCTATCTCTACGTTGTGCGGCCGATCGAGCAGGGCATCCTGAGCCACTTGATCGAAACCCAGGACGCGCTGCTCTCCTATCGCGACGCCGAGCGTAGTCGGGGGCGCATTCAGGCGATCTTTGGCCTCAGCTACCTGGAGACCGCGCTGCTGGTTCTGGTCGCGGCGATTTGGGTCGGCATCGCCGCCGCCAACTCGATCGCGGGTCCGGTCGCCGATTTGGTGGAGGCGGCGGGACGCGTCTCGGGTGGCGATTTGGACGCTCGCGTGGAGGCCAGTTCGGGACCGGAGGAAATCCGCGCCCTGTCCAACGCCTTCAACATGATGACCAGTGAACTGCAGCTGCAGCAGGCGGCCCTGAAAGCCGCCAGCCTCGACGCCGAAAGTCGACGCCAGTTCATCGAGACGGTGCTTTCGGGCGTTAGCGCCGGCGTCGTCAGTCTCGACGAGCGCGCCAGGGTCTCGGCCGTCAATCGGCGGGCCACCGCGCTGCTGGGCCTGCCCGACGACGCGTTGGGCGTGGACCTTATCACCTTGGCTCCAGAATTCGCGGTCGTCATGGAGGCGCTGCAGGAGAGCCGGCCGGATACCGATGTCGAGGTCGACATCATGCGCGAGGGCGAGACCCGGCGCCTTCGCGTGCGCGCCGCCGGCCATGTGGCGGCTGGCCTGGTTCTGACCTTCGATGACATCACCCGTCTCGTCGCGGCCCAGCGAAACGCCGCCTGGAAGGACGTGGCGCGTCGGATCGCCCACGAAATCAAGAACCCGTTGACGCCGATCCAGCTGTCGGCTGAGCGCCTGCGCCGCAAGTATCGCAAGGAGATCGCCAGCGATCTTGAGACTTTCGATCGCTGCACGGACACCATCATTCGGCAGGTCGGCGATATCGGTCGCATGGTCGATGAGTTCTCGTCCTTCGCCCGGATGCCGGCGCCCCGCTTCGCGCCCGCCAACTTGACCGAGATGCTCCGGCAGGCCGTTTTCGCTCAGCGGTTCCAAGACGCCGAGATCGAGGTGAAGTTGGAGGAGCCCGGCCAGGGCGACATCTGGATCACCTGCGACGAGCGCATGATCGGGCAGGCGCTGACGAACATCCTGAAAAATGCTGGCGAAGCCGTCGGCGCTAGGCGCCTAGTCGACGTCGACCTGCGTGGACGGATCACCGCCACCCTGACCTCCGACGCCGAGGATTTTTGCGTGACTATCGAGGACAATGGCGTTGGCCTTCCCTCCAAGGATCGAGATCGCTTGACTGAGCCCTATGTGACGACCCGCGAGAAAGGCACCGGCCTCGGCCTGGCCATCGTCAAGCGGATCATGGAGGACCATGGCGGAGGCCTGGCCCTCACGGATGCGCGCGAGCCGCCTGGCGCTCGCGTGATCCTGAAGTTTCCAACGACCGCGCGTCTGCCCACCGCGGCCCAAAGTGGCGTTGAGGAGATGATATGA
- the cobU gene encoding bifunctional adenosylcobinamide kinase/adenosylcobinamide-phosphate guanylyltransferase yields the protein MTVTLVLGGARSGKSGFAQKAAETAAGAGRPVLIATGQAFDDEMAERIARHRADRGESWITVEAPLELASAIAALPADAVAVVDCLTLWLSNQMLADQDVEAACAALVATVAACPARLWLVSNEVGLGIVPETPLGRRFRDEAGRLNQRLAATVDEVYFVAAGLPLRMKPQG from the coding sequence ATGACCGTGACCCTGGTGCTGGGCGGCGCGCGCTCGGGAAAGAGCGGCTTCGCCCAGAAAGCCGCTGAAACCGCGGCGGGAGCTGGGCGGCCGGTCCTGATCGCGACGGGCCAGGCGTTCGATGACGAGATGGCCGAGCGCATCGCCCGCCACCGGGCCGATCGCGGCGAATCATGGATCACGGTCGAAGCGCCGCTCGAACTCGCGTCCGCCATCGCCGCCCTGCCCGCCGACGCGGTCGCCGTCGTCGACTGCCTGACCCTTTGGCTCTCGAACCAGATGCTGGCCGACCAAGACGTCGAGGCGGCGTGCGCCGCGCTGGTCGCGACCGTCGCCGCCTGCCCTGCTCGCCTTTGGCTGGTCAGCAACGAGGTGGGTCTGGGCATCGTGCCCGAGACGCCGCTGGGCCGCCGCTTCCGCGACGAGGCCGGACGGCTGAACCAGCGGCTCGCGGCGACCGTGGACGAGGTCTATTTCGTCGCGGCGGGGCTGCCACTGAGGATGAAACCCCAGGGCTGA
- the ntrX gene encoding nitrogen assimilation response regulator NtrX, with translation MSADVLVVDDEADIRELVAGILEDEGYAVRTAADSDQALAAIRARKPALLILDIWMQGGGMDGLELLDMIKALDADLPVIMISGHGNIETAVSAIKRGAYEFLEKPFKSDRLLLVVERALEAAGLRRENRRLRAQTLSPDGLIGKSAAAQALRQLILKVAPANSRVLVAGPPGAGKELVARLIHGASARARQEFVAVSAAGMAPERLDVELFGEEGEGGRPRKIGVFERAHGGTLYLDEVADMPRETQGRILRVLVEQRFRRVGGDNDVQVDVRVISSTSRDLRDEIAAGRFREDLFHRLNVVPVRVPGLAERREDIPELINFFIERISEATGLQRRKLGEDALATLQVQTWPGNVRQLRNNVERMLILASGEPGDVITAEMLSGSDQPSAGNAGAIGAERIIALPLREARELFEREYLNAQILRFGGNISRTANFIGMERSALHRKLKSLGVAGARAEEEE, from the coding sequence ATGAGCGCCGACGTTCTGGTGGTGGATGACGAAGCCGACATCCGTGAATTGGTGGCTGGCATCCTTGAGGACGAGGGTTACGCCGTCCGAACGGCCGCCGACTCCGACCAAGCGCTCGCGGCGATCCGCGCGCGCAAGCCCGCCCTGCTGATCCTTGACATCTGGATGCAGGGCGGCGGCATGGACGGCCTTGAGTTGCTGGACATGATCAAGGCGTTGGACGCCGATCTGCCGGTGATCATGATTTCGGGCCACGGCAACATCGAGACCGCCGTCAGCGCCATCAAGCGCGGCGCCTACGAGTTCCTGGAGAAACCGTTCAAGTCGGACCGGCTGCTGCTGGTGGTCGAACGCGCGCTCGAGGCGGCCGGCCTGCGTCGCGAGAACCGGCGGCTTCGCGCCCAGACGTTGTCGCCGGACGGCCTGATCGGTAAGTCCGCGGCGGCCCAGGCGCTCCGGCAGTTGATCCTGAAGGTCGCCCCGGCCAACAGCCGCGTGCTGGTCGCCGGCCCGCCCGGCGCCGGCAAGGAGCTCGTGGCGCGGTTGATCCACGGGGCCAGCGCGCGCGCACGTCAGGAGTTTGTTGCGGTCAGCGCGGCTGGCATGGCTCCCGAGCGTCTCGATGTCGAGCTCTTCGGCGAAGAGGGCGAGGGCGGTCGTCCCCGCAAGATCGGCGTGTTCGAACGGGCGCACGGCGGCACGTTGTACCTCGACGAGGTCGCGGACATGCCGCGTGAGACCCAGGGCCGGATCTTGCGGGTGCTGGTCGAGCAACGCTTCCGCCGTGTCGGCGGCGACAATGACGTCCAAGTCGATGTTCGGGTGATCTCGTCCACATCGCGCGACCTGCGCGACGAAATCGCCGCCGGCCGCTTCCGCGAAGACCTTTTCCACCGCTTGAACGTGGTGCCCGTTCGCGTCCCTGGGCTTGCCGAACGCCGGGAGGACATTCCCGAGCTGATCAACTTCTTCATCGAGCGCATCAGCGAGGCCACCGGTCTTCAGCGCCGGAAGCTGGGCGAGGACGCTCTGGCCACGCTGCAGGTCCAGACCTGGCCGGGCAATGTTCGCCAGCTCCGCAACAATGTGGAGCGGATGCTGATCCTGGCCTCTGGCGAGCCGGGCGACGTGATCACCGCCGAGATGCTCTCGGGCTCGGACCAGCCCAGCGCCGGCAATGCCGGCGCCATCGGCGCCGAGCGGATCATCGCCCTGCCGCTGCGCGAGGCGCGTGAGCTGTTTGAGCGGGAATATCTGAACGCTCAGATCCTCCGATTTGGCGGCAACATCTCGCGGACCGCCAACTTCATCGGCATGGAACGCTCGGCGCTGCACCGCAAGCTGAAATCCCTGGGTGTCGCCGGCGCTCGGGCCGAAGAGGAAGAGTAG
- the hfq gene encoding RNA chaperone Hfq — translation MSAEKKQNLQDTFLNSVRKSKTPLTIFLVNGVKLQGVVSWFDNFCVLLRRDGQSQLVYKHAISTIMPAQPVQLYEPSADSDD, via the coding sequence ATGTCTGCCGAGAAGAAGCAAAACCTCCAGGACACGTTCCTGAACAGCGTGCGCAAGTCGAAGACGCCGCTCACCATTTTCCTCGTCAACGGCGTGAAGTTGCAGGGCGTGGTCAGCTGGTTCGACAATTTCTGCGTCCTGCTGCGTCGCGATGGCCAGTCGCAACTGGTCTACAAGCACGCCATTTCCACCATCATGCCGGCGCAGCCTGTCCAGCTCTATGAGCCCAGCGCCGACTCCGACGACTGA
- the hflX gene encoding GTPase HflX — MSKSTSRSIDHAAPILKALVIHPARQLRGQAALEARDPNARLEEAVGLAVALDLDVVEALIAPLRAVTPATLFGKGKVEEFAAICEVEHIDVAVFDDQLTPIQQRNLEKALEVKVVDRTGLILEIFARRARTREGKLQVELARLDYERSRLVRTWTHLERQRGGTGSTGGPGETQIEIDRRLIAGTIIKLKRELEEVRRTRTLHRSARKKVPYPTVALVGYTNAGKSTLFNRLTEAEVLAKDMLFATLDPTLRTVKLPDGRPAIMSDTVGFISDLPHELVEAFRATLEEVQEADVVLHVRDVANPDSEAQARDVETVLSELGVTLDGGKTVVEVWNKIDLLSEDDREIIEGQARRVGASPVSAVTGEGCEALLRRVGGLIDDSPPVEVRLGPQDGQALAWIYRNGRVLGRHDGEGGEVMLIARLDGQALGRFERQFPEARVEPAAT, encoded by the coding sequence TTGTCAAAATCCACATCCCGGTCGATTGACCACGCCGCGCCGATCCTGAAGGCGCTCGTCATCCATCCGGCGCGGCAACTGCGTGGCCAGGCGGCCCTCGAAGCCCGGGATCCCAACGCCCGGCTCGAGGAGGCCGTCGGCCTCGCGGTGGCGCTCGATCTCGACGTCGTGGAGGCGCTGATCGCGCCTCTGCGCGCCGTCACGCCCGCGACCCTGTTCGGCAAGGGCAAGGTCGAGGAGTTCGCGGCGATCTGCGAGGTCGAACATATCGACGTCGCGGTCTTCGACGACCAGCTGACCCCGATCCAGCAGCGCAATCTCGAGAAGGCGCTGGAGGTGAAGGTCGTGGACCGCACGGGCCTGATCCTCGAGATCTTCGCCCGACGGGCCCGGACCCGGGAAGGCAAGCTGCAGGTCGAGCTGGCCAGGCTTGACTACGAGCGCTCGCGCCTGGTCCGCACCTGGACCCACCTGGAGCGCCAACGGGGCGGCACCGGCTCGACCGGCGGTCCCGGCGAAACCCAGATCGAAATCGACCGCCGCCTGATCGCGGGCACGATCATCAAGCTCAAGAGGGAGCTTGAGGAGGTGCGTCGGACGCGGACCCTGCACCGTAGCGCCCGCAAGAAGGTTCCGTACCCGACCGTCGCCCTGGTCGGTTATACGAACGCCGGCAAGTCCACGCTGTTCAACCGCCTGACCGAGGCGGAGGTGCTGGCCAAGGACATGCTGTTCGCGACGTTGGACCCGACCCTGCGCACCGTGAAGCTGCCTGACGGGCGGCCGGCGATCATGTCCGACACCGTCGGCTTCATCTCCGATCTGCCGCACGAGCTGGTCGAAGCTTTCCGCGCCACGCTGGAGGAGGTGCAGGAGGCCGATGTCGTCCTTCACGTCCGCGACGTCGCCAATCCCGACAGCGAGGCCCAGGCCCGCGATGTCGAGACGGTGCTGTCCGAACTCGGCGTCACGCTGGACGGCGGCAAGACCGTCGTCGAGGTCTGGAACAAGATCGATCTCTTGTCCGAGGACGACCGCGAGATCATCGAGGGCCAGGCGCGCCGCGTCGGCGCTTCGCCCGTATCGGCCGTCACCGGCGAGGGCTGCGAGGCCCTGCTGCGCCGGGTCGGCGGCCTGATCGACGACTCCCCGCCGGTCGAGGTGCGCCTCGGTCCGCAGGACGGCCAGGCCCTGGCCTGGATCTATCGCAACGGCCGCGTGCTCGGCCGCCATGACGGCGAGGGCGGCGAGGTCATGCTGATCGCGCGGCTGGACGGGCAGGCCTTGGGCCGGTTCGAGCGCCAATTTCCCGAGGCGCGCGTCGAGCCGGCGGCGACCTAG